ATTTCCCACATAATTTCTTTGTTGCATGTAGCAACATAAATGGGTAATTGTTATATTTccttttacttttattatttattttttattttttatttcaatttatttttgaaGTACCTCTATGATTCTATttcctatttttaatttaattaaatttaatttaatactttattcattttatttccttttatttttatttttttttatatcattttattttctaAGTGCCTCCATGAGTCTATTTTCTACATTAATTTCTGTTGCATGTAACAACAAAATTgcgtaattattttattttattttattttaaaaatctgttttgcataaaaataaacatagGCTACTTTTTGTACTTGATGGGCTATATTGGGATATTTTAGCAACTGAAACACTGTTTTTGCCTTAAAAcataaactataaaaaataaagaaaaagtaaaaataaaaataaaaattgctaaAAGTCTGACGTACTTTATACTTTAAGTTCTTATACTTAAGATAATTTAATTACATGAGGCCAAGGATGAAACAGTTTATATTTTTGAATCATTTTTGAAGTCACTCACCTTTAAAATGCACTGAACTAGCAAACAGCAGGTCCGTTTTTGGAGTAACACCCTTAAACAGATCCTTAACCTTGCTGTCTGATGTTTTCTGAATAAAGTTGTTCACCTGCACCTCAGCTTCCTTTGCCTTTGAGAAGTCCACTGCTCGGACAAAGGAGTCATCTGAGAAATCTTGTGTTCCACGTAAAAAGTCTTTGGAAAGGTCAGCGTCGCTATTGATGAAAGTCCACACGAGGGTCCTGAGCTCATTTCGTGATTCATCTACATGCGCACTGATGGCCTGGAGTGTTCGCAACACTGTGTGTCCATCAATAAAGTATGCACAGTCCGCCTGTTTAGACTCCAGGTTGAGTCCTAACAGCTGTTGGTAGGAAATGGCAGTCTTTTTGGATGCACCCAGATAGAGGGTCACCAAGGCTCCAAAGGCGTTTAAGGGTGACAGCAGTGTGTTGGCATGCTTCTGCGTATGACTAAGTGCCTGGTACATGCGCAGCCCGAGTGAATTCTGCAGTTCAGCCAACACAGCAGTCCGTTGGGTGAGGTTTTTCAGGTTCTCTGTGGTGCTGCCGGATCGTGGGTCCGGCTCAGTGCTGTCCTGAACAAGAGTCTGTGGATGGACCGTCTCGAAGGGCTTGTGTTCCTCATTCTGGATAACCTCACAGCTGATGTTTTCAGAGCTGAAGAGGTTGAAGGGATGGACGTACACTCGATTGGCCGTTCCCATTGCAAAGCAGGAGACCATTAGGAGAGTGAGGAACATCTTGTTCATCTTAATGGGAAATCCTTGAGGTGTGCCTATTGGATATTAAACTGATTTGATTATGACATGCATGAGAATACTAACCAAACTTACAGTATGGAATTATAGTGGACATAGCTATATACACTTTTTTGCATATCAGAACCAACAGGGGGCTGTTTACTATGGCTGATTGATCTCTGCTCCTCCACCCCCATTTTTCACAGAATAAATTGACCAGTTTCTGCCTTACAGCAGCTGAGGTCTCTGTACTGAGTTGCATTTGAGGGCAATAACCCGACTGAAGCAAAGAGCAGAGAACACATGACTCAGATAAAGGAGCAAAGAGACAAACGAGTACATTCCAGTTCTGCTTCATCATAGTTCAAAATGCTCTTAGATAATATGTAGATACAaaacaagatgtttttttttaaagaaattaatgcttttgtgacactaaagacatttaaaatttgACAAAAGATCTCTgtcagtataaaaaaaaaatgaaaaaataatagcAGGACAagagctttttgttttttttcttttgcgtGTAACAACAGTATGggcaatacttttattttatttattcttccTCAAATACAGAAAATGAAGTATGAAAACACATGGAAAAAAAATAGCATGTAGTGTCAGTTTTGGATGTTTGGGAAATTTTAGCTATTGTTTTCaccacaaaataattaaaataaaataaaaaataaagcaggATGAGGGGCATCtgatattttttcagttttttgatgaaaaaaaaaagcatgtagTGTTAGTTTTGGCTGTTTAgagattaatatatatatagcatGTAGTGTCAGTTTTGGCTGTTTTGGGGAATCTCAGCCATGTTATcactacaaaatatatatatatatataaaaaaagcaaataattgcgattttttttgcccatttttgcTGTTACACCgccaaaataaaaatctaaatgtattatagtctccacaaaaatataaacacaagtgttttcaacattgataattataataaatatttcttgagcaccaaatcagcacatTCATTTTTTTGGgattatttgactaaaaatacaaataaaataaaaattttatttatgtaaaattGTATGAAATTT
Above is a genomic segment from Garra rufa chromosome 2, GarRuf1.0, whole genome shotgun sequence containing:
- the agt gene encoding angiotensinogen isoform X1, whose product is MNKMFLTLLMVSCFAMGTANRVYVHPFNLFSSENISCEVIQNEEHKPFETVHPQTLVQDSTEPDPRSGSTTENLKNLTQRTAVLAELQNSLGLRMYQALSHTQKHANTLLSPLNAFGALVTLYLGASKKTAISYQQLLGLNLESKQADCAYFIDGHTVLRTLQAISAHVDESRNELRTLVWTFINSDADLSKDFLRGTQDFSDDSFVRAVDFSKAKEAEVQVNNFIQKTSDSKVKDLFKGVTPKTDLLFASSVHFKGNWKTAFQPEATSDQKFWTHENSSVEVPFMMHTGNYMYFNDVGRKCSIVKLGLSKRTYMLLALPHEGASLQDIEKQLLTIIPTWHRNLKETRYLQLFLPKFSLTAVTDLRSVLSEMAVEKYLMGSDANFRRLSSKKNFNVDEVLNKVVFEITEGGSEVQNRTEDGSVPLKVTVNRPFFFAIVEGNSNAILMLGKIVNPTT
- the agt gene encoding angiotensinogen isoform X2, coding for MNKMFLTLLMVSCFAMGTANRVYVHPFNLFSSENISCEVIQNEEHKPFETVHPQTLVQDSTEPDPRSGSTTENLKNLTQRTAVLAELQNSLGLRMYQALSHTQKHANTLLSPLNAFGALVTLYLGASKKTAISYQQLLGLNLESKQADCAYFIDGHTVLRTLQAISAHVDESRNELRTLVWTFINSDADLSKDFLRGTQDFSDDSFVRAVDFSKAKEAEVQVNNFIQKTSDSKVKDLFKGVTPKTDLLFASSVHFKGNWKTAFQPEATSDQKFWTHENSSVEVPFMMHTGNYMYFNDVGRKCSIVKLGLSKRTYMLLALPHEGASLQDIEKQLLTIIPTWHRNLKETYLQLFLPKFSLTAVTDLRSVLSEMAVEKYLMGSDANFRRLSSKKNFNVDEVLNKVVFEITEGGSEVQNRTEDGSVPLKVTVNRPFFFAIVEGNSNAILMLGKIVNPTT